In Hevea brasiliensis isolate MT/VB/25A 57/8 chromosome 13, ASM3005281v1, whole genome shotgun sequence, a single genomic region encodes these proteins:
- the LOC110652482 gene encoding uncharacterized protein LOC110652482, with the protein MDCKKFIRLVEEKKKRALEKKEAPLKWEQKLEAAAKAKAESEVKERKQRVAKHKRRSVLKSDTDADTDSDSNDGRKSRKRTHKKHRKHAHSDSGDSEKRREKKSKRKPKRWSSESSEDSSDGFDSNFEEERRKKRNHKRYRHHHSRSDSSASDSSSDDDDEVIRRRSHAKHRRRHRRSLSGASDSASDEDNGTIKRSHSKHHKRHRRSESTSDFSSDEDRRSHAKHHKHNRRSHSMDSRSFDSDDHRCDRRSQSLGRSSDDNEGGKKSSHRRPGHHHHSHHKNRHHDSNEEEKNHSRSDEEERHPAQSPQEDDKNHAE; encoded by the coding sequence ATGGACTGCAAAAAGTTCATCCGGTTGGTTGAGGAGAAAAAGAAGAGAGCTTTGGAGAAGAAAGAAGCCCCTTTAAAATGGGAGCAGAAATTGGAAGCTGCTGCAAAGGCAAAGGCTGAATCTGAAGTCAAAGAGAGGAAGCAGAGGGTGGCAAAGCATAAAAGAAGATCTGTATTGAAGTCTGACACCGACGCTGACACTGATAGTGATAGCAATGATGGGAGAAAGTCTCGGAAAAGAACCCATAAAAAACATAGAAAGCATGCCCACTCTGATTCAGGTGACAGTGAGAAAAGGAGGGAAAAGAAATCAAAGCGAAAGCCAAAAAGATGGTCCTCAGAGTCTAGTGAAGATAGCAGTGATGGTTTTGATAGCAACTTtgaagaagaaaggaggaagaagagaaaccatAAAAGATACAGGCATCACCATTCAAGATCAGATTCCAGTGCTTCTGattcttcaagtgatgatgatgatgaagtgATCAGAAGGAGAAGCCATGCAAAGCATCGACGACGCCACAGACGATCACTATCCGGTGCTTCAGATTCTGCAAGTGATGAGGACAATGGTACAATCAAGAGAAGTCATTCAAAGCATCACAAGCGTCACCGCAGGTCAGAGAGTACTTCAGATTTCTCAAGTGATGAGGACAGAAGAAGCCATGCAAAGCATCATAAACATAATAGGCGATCCCATAGCATGGACTCAAGGTCGTTTGATTCTGATGACCACAGGTGTGACCGAAGGAGCCAATCTTTGGGAAGGTCATCGGATGACAATGAAGGAGGCAAAAAATCAAGCCACAGGAGACCTGGTCATCATCACCATAGTCATCACAAGAACCGGCATCATGATTCCAATGAGGAGGAGAAAAATCATTCACGCTCAGATGAGGAGGAAAGGCATCCAGCCCAGAGTCCGCAAGAAGACGATAAAAATCATGCTGAGTGA
- the LOC110646416 gene encoding LOW QUALITY PROTEIN: fruit protein pKIWI502 (The sequence of the model RefSeq protein was modified relative to this genomic sequence to represent the inferred CDS: inserted 2 bases in 1 codon) has protein sequence MSVSSSSPPCPLYPPPSXPMSILRRLALRLNLNNRRSFTSVAAAAVRQDATLWSQAPLSQIEPAAESLFHVTIDVSHSPDLAISHTRPGQYLQLRIPDVEKPSFLAIASPPSYAAAKGAFEFLVKSVAGSTAELLCGLRKGDVVELSQVMGRGFEIDRIVPPEKYSTVLIFATGSGISPIRSLIESGFSADRRSEVRLYYGARNLKRMAYQDRFKDWESSGVKIVPVLSQPEGSWTGETGYVQAAFSRAKKIDSPLAAGAVLCGQKQMAEEVTSILVADGVSSEKILKNF, from the exons ATGTCCGTCTCCTCTTCATCTCCCCCATGTCCACTCTATCCTCCCCCTTC CCCCATGTCTATCCTACGCCGCCTAGCCTTACGCCTCAACCTCAACAACAGACGGAGCTTTACCTCAGTCGCTGCCGCCGCTGTTCGACAAGACGCAACTCTCTGGTCCCAAGCCCCTCTCTCCCAGATCGAACCTGCTGCTGAGTCCCTCTTTCACGTTACTATCGACGTCTCTCACTCTCCCGACCTTGCCATCTCCCACACTCGACCTGGCCAGTACCTCCAGCTTCGCATCCCCGACGTTGAGAAGCCTTCTTTCCTTGCCATCGCCTCACCGCCTTCTTATGCCGCCGCGAAAGGCGCTTTTGAATTCTTAGTGAAGAGCGTCGCTGGCTCTACTGCTGAGCTGTTGTGCGGTCTTAGGAAAGGAGATGTGGTGGAATTGAGCCAAGTCATGGGCAGAGGTTTTGAAATAGATCGCATCGTGCCGCCGGAGAAGTATTCTACGGTTCTGATTTTTGCCACTGGATCTGGAATCAG TCCAATTCGGTCTCTCATTGAATCTGGGTTTAGTGCTGATAGAAGATCTGAAGTGAGGCTGTATTATGGGGCAAGAAACCTCAAGAGAATGGCTTACCAG GATAGGTTTAAGGATTGGGAATCTTCTGGTGTTAAGATTGTACCAGTACTATCACAGCCAGAAGGTAGTTGGACTGGAGAAACTGGCTATGTACAG GCTGCTTTTTCCAGGGCCAAGAAAATTGATAGCCCTTTGGCCGCTGGGGCAGTGCTTTGTGGGCAGAAACAGATGGCTGAG GAAGTAACATCAATTCTGGTAGCAGATGGAGTCTCAAGCGAGAAAATACTGAAGAACTTCTGA
- the LOC110646408 gene encoding ATP synthase subunit beta, mitochondrial-like gives MASRRLLSSLLRSSTRRSVSKSPLSNSNPKLSSSSPCFTRRASPYGFLLTRAAEYATSAAAAAPPPSKPEGGKGGGKITDEFTGKGAIGQVCQVIGAVVDVRFDEGLPPILTALEVRDHSIRLVLEVAQHLGENMVRTIAMDGTEGLVRGQRVLNTGSPITVPVGRATLGRIMNVIGEPIDEKGDIKTSHFLPIHREAPAFVDQATEQQILVTGIKVVDLLAPYQRGGKIGLFGGAGVGKTVLIMELINNVAKAHGGFSVFAGVGERTREGNDLYREMIESGVIKLGDKQADSKCALVYGQMNEPPGARARVGLTGLTVAEHFRDAEGQDVLLFIDNIFRFTQANSEVSALLGRIPSAVGYQPTLATDLGGLQERITTTKKGSITSVQAIYVPADDLTDPAPATTFAHLDATTVLSRQISELGIYPAVDPLDSTSRMLSPHILGEEHYNTARGVQKVLQNYKNLQDIIAILGMDELSEDDKLTVARARKIQRFLSQPFHVAEVFTGAPGKYVELKESITSFQGVLDGKYDDLPEQSFYMVGGIDEVIAKADKIAKESAS, from the exons ATGGCTTCACGCAGACTTTTATCCTCTCTTCTCCGATCATCCACTCGCCGATCCGTTTCCAAATCTCCCCTCTCAAACTCCAATCCCAAGCTTTCTTCCTCCTCTCCATGTTTCACGCGCCGCGCGTCTCCTTATGGTTTCCTACTCACACGCGCAGCTGAGTACGCGACTTCCGCTGCCGCCGCTGCCCCTCCTCCCTCGAAACCCGAGGGGGGCAAGGGTGGTGGGAAGATCACCGATGAGTTCACCGGAAAGGGTGCGATCGGGCAGGTTTGTCAGGTGATTGGTGCCGTTGTGGATGTGAGATTCGATGAGGGACTGCCTCCGATTCTGACGGCTCTGGAGGTGAGGGACCATTCGATCCGGCTAGTGCTGGAGGTAGCTCAGCACTTGGGTGAGAATATGGTTAGGACCATTGCTATGGATGGAACTGAAGGTTTGGTGAGAGGGCAGCGTGTCCTCAATACTGGGTCTCCTATCACA GTGCCTGTGGGTAGGGCCACCCTTGGTCGTATCATGAATGTTATTGGAGAGCCTATCGATGAGAAGGGTGATATCA AGACCAGCCACTTCTTGCCCATTCACAGAGAAGCTCCAGCTTTTGTTGACCAAGCCACTGAGCAACAGATCCTTGTAACTGGGATCAag GTTGTTGATCTTCTTGCACCATACCAAAGGGGAGGGAAGATTGGGCTGTTTGGTGGTGCTGGTGTAGGAAAAACTGTGCTTATTATGGAACTTATCAACAATGTTGCAAAAGCTCATG GTGGTTTTTCAGTGTTTGCTGGTGTTGGAGAGCGCACCCGTGAGGGTAATGACCTATACAGGGAAATGATTGAGAGTGGTGTCATTAAGCTAGGGGATAAGCAG GCTGACAGCAAATGCGCACTTGTATATGGTCAAATGAACGAGCCCCCTGGTGCTCGTGCCCGTGTTGGTCTAACTGGGCTAACTGTGGCAGAACACTTTCGTGATGCTGAAGGGCAAGATGTGCTTCTATTCATTGATAATATTTTCCGCTTCACCCAG GCCAACTCAGAGGTGTCTGCTTTGCTTGGTCGTATCCCATCTGCTGTCGGTTACCAACCAACTTTGGCTACTGATCTTGGAGGTCTTCAAGAGCGAATTACAACCACCAAGAAAGGTTCTATCACTTCTGTCCAAGCTATATATGTGCCTGCTGATGACTTGACTGATCCAGCACCTGCTACTACCTTTGCTCACTTGGATGCCACAACTGTGTTGTCACGGCAG ATTTCTGAGCTAGGTATCTATCCTGCTGTGGATCCCCTTGATTCTACATCTCGTATGCTCTCTCCTCATATTTTGGGTGAGGAACACTACAATACTGCTCGTGGAGTGCAAAAGGTCCTTCAGAACTACAAGAATCTGCAAGATATCATTGCCATTTTGGGAATGGATGAGCTTAGTGAAGATGACAAGTTGACAGTTGCCCGTGCTCGTAAAATCCAGAGGTTCTTGAGCCAGCCTTTCCATGTGGCAGAAGTCTTCACGGGTGCCCCTGGCAAATACGTTGAGTTGAAAGAGAGCATAACCAGCTTCCAG GGGGTATTGGATGGAAAATACGATGACCTTCCAGAACAGTCATTTTACATGGTTGGAGGCATTGATGAGGTGATTGCGAAGGCCGATAAGATTGCAAAGGAGTCGGCTTCCTAA